In Gadus chalcogrammus isolate NIFS_2021 chromosome 11, NIFS_Gcha_1.0, whole genome shotgun sequence, a single window of DNA contains:
- the malt1 gene encoding mucosa-associated lymphoid tissue lymphoma translocation protein 1 isoform X2, which produces MYSGKADMSESVGSRSSESRALRVDLLKEPVLSRLCDALDKSNVKGWRRLGDVVSSDRRFQISAEEMELCSLKVLELEGSPSRMLLRLLRERGCTAGHLTDYLRTVGNEAALQCVKQPGLQVLIQPLSASVPRGHTLRLSCHARAPSPGVQYQWFKSREELQARCAPDLVLDSVGVRDSGFYICRVNCGEVFEFSRWAQVEVLDPGPGAGAGPPAAGGRLRVLIQPRPRQLAVGDTLRLECGALGRPLPRYQWHHNGAPLPNASRRTLTIPSALNAHRGRYRCEASSGNERCWTNEVDVVLEDFYGLGASANDFLLNSAPEELCATDKVALLMGNLSYMNHPPLKAPMVDVYDLTNLLRQLDFKVVSLLDLTEAEMRNAVDEFLLLLHKGVYGLLYYAGHGYENYGNSFMVPVDAPSPYRSAHCLCVQSVLQLMQDKQTGLNVFLLDMCRKRNVHDDHTPNILLRVTANIVFGYATCQDAEAFELSSSGLTNGVFLKFLKRRLLDDEKITVVLDKVAEDMGQFDPTKGKQALEIRSSLSERRALTDPVLPAHGVDLALAHNRQWAKAHELPEIMLLDFDCGAQIKLGFAAEFSNVLVIYTHIVKKPEDMTSCQAHVTDFSQELDVDPKEMNRETPEETGVYLLSDSLPQHSLYTRISGLQKLKEALVFTVVLQGTFSSLDEPVCWTRSVDIGKPLIARLDLHHVVRRSSCLQTCLTPHSPSRSPAHSPSRSPAHSPTRSPTLGHSPRPQHHGLQPGAPSPGRLSPHRLSPYLEGGTACCPRLLEGGAPGGTGGAPGGTGGAPGGTGGAPGGTGGAPGRTGVPIETTDDIEELQTVFMNSLQL; this is translated from the exons ATGTATTCTGGTAAAGCGGACATGTCGGAGTCCGTCGGGTCCCGGTCCTCGGAGTCCCGGGCTCTGAGGGTGGACCTCCTGAAAGAGCCCGTCCTCAGCCGGCTATGCGACGCGCTCGATAAGAGCAACGTGAAGGGATGGCGGAGACTCGGGGACGTTGTCTCCTCTGACAGGCGCTTCCAGATCAG CGCGGAGGAGATGGAGCTGTGCTCCCTGAAGGTGCTCGAGCTGGAGGGCAGCCCCAGCCGGATGCTGCTGCGGCTCCTGCGGGAGCGGGGCTGCACCGCGGGTCACCTGACCGACTACCTGCGGACCGTGGGCAACGAGGCCGCCCTGCAGTGCGTCAAACAGCCCG GCCTCCAGGTGCTCATCCAGCCGCTGTCGGCCTCGGTGCCCCGGGGCCACACCCTGCGGCTCAGCTGCCACGCCCGGGCCCCGTCCCccggggtacagtaccagtggttcaagagcagggaggag CTGCAGGCCCGCTGTGCCCCAGACCTGGTCCTGGACAGCGTGGGGGTCCGGGACTCGGGGTTCTACATCTGCAGGGTGAACTGTGGGGAGGTGTTCGAGTTCAGCCGCTGGGCCcaggtggaggtgctggacCCAGGCCCCGGGGCCG GCGCGGGGCccccggcggcgggggggcggctGCGGGTGCTGATCCAGCCCCGGCCGAGGCAGCTGGCGGTCGGGGACACGCTGCGGCTGGAGTGCGGGGCCCTGggccggcccctcccccgctaCCAGTGGCACCACAACGGGGCCCCCCTCCCCAACGCCTCCCGAAGGACGCTCACG atcccCAGCGCCCTGAACGCCCACCGGGGGCGCTACCGCTGCGAGGCCAGCAGCGGCAACGAGCGCTGCTGGACCAACGAGGTGGACGTCGTCCTGG AGGACTTCTACGGCCTTGGAGCGA GTGCCAACGACTTCCTTCTGAACAGCGCACCAGAGGAACTGTGTG ccacaGACAAGGTGGCCCTCCTGATGGGGAACCTGTCGTACATGAACCACCCCCCGCTCAAAGCCCCCATGGTGGACGTGTACGACCTCACCAACCTGCTGCGCCAGCTGGACTTCAAGGTGGTGTCCCTGCTGGACCTGACGGAGGCGGAGATGAGGAACGCCGTGGACGagtttctgctgctgctccacaAGGGCGTCTACG GGCTGCTGTACTACGCGGGCCACGGCTACGAGAACTACGGCAACAGCTTCATGGTGCCGGTGGACGCGCCCAGCCCGTACCGCTCAGCccactgcctgtgtgtgcagaGCGTCCTGCAGCTCATGCAGGACAAGCAGACCGGCCTCAACGTCTTCCTGCTCGACATGTGCAGGAAGAG GAACGTCCACGACGACCACACTCCAAACATCCTGCTCAGGGTCACCGCCAACATCGTCTTCGGCTACGCCAC gTGTCAGGACGCTGAGGCCTTCGAGCTCAGCTCCAGCGGGTTGACCAACGGCGTGTTCCTGAAGTTCCTGAAGAGGCGTCTCCTTGACGACGAGAAGATCACAGTGGTGCTGGACAAAGTCGCCGAGG ACATGGGCCAGTTCGACCCCACCAAAGGGAAGCAGGCGTTGGAGATCCGCAGCAGCCTATCAGAGAGGAGGGCTCTGACGGACCCCGTGCTGCCCGCCCACGGCGTGGACCTCGCTCTGGCTCACAACCGGCAGTGGGCCAAAGCGCACG AGCTCCCTGAGATCATGCTCCTGGACTTCGACTGCGGGGCGCAGATCAAGCTGGGCTTCGCGGCGGAGTTCTCCAACGTGCTGGTGATCTACACCCACATTGTGAAGAAGCCTGAGGACATGACCTCCTGCCAGGCCCACGTCACAGACTTCTCTCAG gagctgGACGTGGACCCCAAGGAGATGAACCGGGAGACCCCGGAGGAGACGGGGGTCTACCTGCTGTCCGACAGCCTCCCCCAGCACAGCCTCTACACCCGCATCAGCGGCCTGCAGAAGCTCAAG GAGGCGCTGGTCTTCACCGTGGTCCTCCAGGGGACCTTCTCCTCGCTGGACGAGCCCGTCTGCTGGACCCGCAGCGTGGACATCGGGAAGCCGCTGATCGCCCGGCTGGACCTGCACCACGTCGTGAGGCGCAGCAGCTGCCTGCAGACCTGCCTCACTCCCCACAGCCCCTCCCGTAGCCCCGCCCACAGCCCCTCCCGTAGCCCCGCCCACAGCCCCACGCGTAGCCCCACCCTCGGCCACAGTCCCCGCCCCCAGCACCACGGCCTCCAGCCGGGGGCCCCCAGCCCGGGCCGGCTCTCCCCCCACCGCCTCAGCCCCTACCTGGAGGGCGGGACCGCCTGCTGCCCCCGGCTTCTGGAGGGCGGAGCCCCCGGTGGGACTGGCGGAGCCCCCGGTGGGACGGGCGGAGCCCCCGGTGGGACGGGCGGGGCCCCCGGTGGGACTGGCGGAGCCCCCGGTCGGACGGGCGTCCCCATAGAAACCACTGACGACATTGAGGAGCTGCAGACGGTGTTCATGAACAGCCTCCAGCTGTAG
- the malt1 gene encoding mucosa-associated lymphoid tissue lymphoma translocation protein 1 isoform X1, with protein MYSGKADMSESVGSRSSESRALRVDLLKEPVLSRLCDALDKSNVKGWRRLGDVVSSDRRFQISAEEMELCSLKVLELEGSPSRMLLRLLRERGCTAGHLTDYLRTVGNEAALQCVKQPGLQVLIQPLSASVPRGHTLRLSCHARAPSPGVQYQWFKSREELQARCAPDLVLDSVGVRDSGFYICRVNCGEVFEFSRWAQVEVLDPGPGAGAGPPAAGGRLRVLIQPRPRQLAVGDTLRLECGALGRPLPRYQWHHNGAPLPNASRRTLTIPSALNAHRGRYRCEASSGNERCWTNEVDVVLGPRISVLSSGAMECSEEDFYGLGASANDFLLNSAPEELCATDKVALLMGNLSYMNHPPLKAPMVDVYDLTNLLRQLDFKVVSLLDLTEAEMRNAVDEFLLLLHKGVYGLLYYAGHGYENYGNSFMVPVDAPSPYRSAHCLCVQSVLQLMQDKQTGLNVFLLDMCRKRNVHDDHTPNILLRVTANIVFGYATCQDAEAFELSSSGLTNGVFLKFLKRRLLDDEKITVVLDKVAEDMGQFDPTKGKQALEIRSSLSERRALTDPVLPAHGVDLALAHNRQWAKAHELPEIMLLDFDCGAQIKLGFAAEFSNVLVIYTHIVKKPEDMTSCQAHVTDFSQELDVDPKEMNRETPEETGVYLLSDSLPQHSLYTRISGLQKLKEALVFTVVLQGTFSSLDEPVCWTRSVDIGKPLIARLDLHHVVRRSSCLQTCLTPHSPSRSPAHSPSRSPAHSPTRSPTLGHSPRPQHHGLQPGAPSPGRLSPHRLSPYLEGGTACCPRLLEGGAPGGTGGAPGGTGGAPGGTGGAPGGTGGAPGRTGVPIETTDDIEELQTVFMNSLQL; from the exons ATGTATTCTGGTAAAGCGGACATGTCGGAGTCCGTCGGGTCCCGGTCCTCGGAGTCCCGGGCTCTGAGGGTGGACCTCCTGAAAGAGCCCGTCCTCAGCCGGCTATGCGACGCGCTCGATAAGAGCAACGTGAAGGGATGGCGGAGACTCGGGGACGTTGTCTCCTCTGACAGGCGCTTCCAGATCAG CGCGGAGGAGATGGAGCTGTGCTCCCTGAAGGTGCTCGAGCTGGAGGGCAGCCCCAGCCGGATGCTGCTGCGGCTCCTGCGGGAGCGGGGCTGCACCGCGGGTCACCTGACCGACTACCTGCGGACCGTGGGCAACGAGGCCGCCCTGCAGTGCGTCAAACAGCCCG GCCTCCAGGTGCTCATCCAGCCGCTGTCGGCCTCGGTGCCCCGGGGCCACACCCTGCGGCTCAGCTGCCACGCCCGGGCCCCGTCCCccggggtacagtaccagtggttcaagagcagggaggag CTGCAGGCCCGCTGTGCCCCAGACCTGGTCCTGGACAGCGTGGGGGTCCGGGACTCGGGGTTCTACATCTGCAGGGTGAACTGTGGGGAGGTGTTCGAGTTCAGCCGCTGGGCCcaggtggaggtgctggacCCAGGCCCCGGGGCCG GCGCGGGGCccccggcggcgggggggcggctGCGGGTGCTGATCCAGCCCCGGCCGAGGCAGCTGGCGGTCGGGGACACGCTGCGGCTGGAGTGCGGGGCCCTGggccggcccctcccccgctaCCAGTGGCACCACAACGGGGCCCCCCTCCCCAACGCCTCCCGAAGGACGCTCACG atcccCAGCGCCCTGAACGCCCACCGGGGGCGCTACCGCTGCGAGGCCAGCAGCGGCAACGAGCGCTGCTGGACCAACGAGGTGGACGTCGTCCTGG GGCCCCGGATATCTGTGCTGAGTTCAGGGGCAATGGAGTGCTCCGAAG AGGACTTCTACGGCCTTGGAGCGA GTGCCAACGACTTCCTTCTGAACAGCGCACCAGAGGAACTGTGTG ccacaGACAAGGTGGCCCTCCTGATGGGGAACCTGTCGTACATGAACCACCCCCCGCTCAAAGCCCCCATGGTGGACGTGTACGACCTCACCAACCTGCTGCGCCAGCTGGACTTCAAGGTGGTGTCCCTGCTGGACCTGACGGAGGCGGAGATGAGGAACGCCGTGGACGagtttctgctgctgctccacaAGGGCGTCTACG GGCTGCTGTACTACGCGGGCCACGGCTACGAGAACTACGGCAACAGCTTCATGGTGCCGGTGGACGCGCCCAGCCCGTACCGCTCAGCccactgcctgtgtgtgcagaGCGTCCTGCAGCTCATGCAGGACAAGCAGACCGGCCTCAACGTCTTCCTGCTCGACATGTGCAGGAAGAG GAACGTCCACGACGACCACACTCCAAACATCCTGCTCAGGGTCACCGCCAACATCGTCTTCGGCTACGCCAC gTGTCAGGACGCTGAGGCCTTCGAGCTCAGCTCCAGCGGGTTGACCAACGGCGTGTTCCTGAAGTTCCTGAAGAGGCGTCTCCTTGACGACGAGAAGATCACAGTGGTGCTGGACAAAGTCGCCGAGG ACATGGGCCAGTTCGACCCCACCAAAGGGAAGCAGGCGTTGGAGATCCGCAGCAGCCTATCAGAGAGGAGGGCTCTGACGGACCCCGTGCTGCCCGCCCACGGCGTGGACCTCGCTCTGGCTCACAACCGGCAGTGGGCCAAAGCGCACG AGCTCCCTGAGATCATGCTCCTGGACTTCGACTGCGGGGCGCAGATCAAGCTGGGCTTCGCGGCGGAGTTCTCCAACGTGCTGGTGATCTACACCCACATTGTGAAGAAGCCTGAGGACATGACCTCCTGCCAGGCCCACGTCACAGACTTCTCTCAG gagctgGACGTGGACCCCAAGGAGATGAACCGGGAGACCCCGGAGGAGACGGGGGTCTACCTGCTGTCCGACAGCCTCCCCCAGCACAGCCTCTACACCCGCATCAGCGGCCTGCAGAAGCTCAAG GAGGCGCTGGTCTTCACCGTGGTCCTCCAGGGGACCTTCTCCTCGCTGGACGAGCCCGTCTGCTGGACCCGCAGCGTGGACATCGGGAAGCCGCTGATCGCCCGGCTGGACCTGCACCACGTCGTGAGGCGCAGCAGCTGCCTGCAGACCTGCCTCACTCCCCACAGCCCCTCCCGTAGCCCCGCCCACAGCCCCTCCCGTAGCCCCGCCCACAGCCCCACGCGTAGCCCCACCCTCGGCCACAGTCCCCGCCCCCAGCACCACGGCCTCCAGCCGGGGGCCCCCAGCCCGGGCCGGCTCTCCCCCCACCGCCTCAGCCCCTACCTGGAGGGCGGGACCGCCTGCTGCCCCCGGCTTCTGGAGGGCGGAGCCCCCGGTGGGACTGGCGGAGCCCCCGGTGGGACGGGCGGAGCCCCCGGTGGGACGGGCGGGGCCCCCGGTGGGACTGGCGGAGCCCCCGGTCGGACGGGCGTCCCCATAGAAACCACTGACGACATTGAGGAGCTGCAGACGGTGTTCATGAACAGCCTCCAGCTGTAG
- the cplx4b gene encoding complexin-4b: MTTTEMTREQQEEYQKQLVEEKGERDAEFLVKKAERAALRSCLRDKYRLPKSERDDSILEQAGDEVDVPEELLSMVEGEGGEEEQSASLLGHMSTLQNMDMDQMKEKASATVTGLRSKAEDKCHVM, from the exons ATGACGACCACAGAGATGACCCGcgagcagcaggaggagtacCAGAAAcagctggtggaggagaa GGGCGAGCGGGACGCTGAGTTCCTCGTCAAGAAAGCGGAGCGAGCAGCACTACGCTCCTGTCTGAGGGACAAGTACAGGCTGCCCAAg AGCGAGCGTGACGACAGCATCCTGGAGCAGGCGGGGGACGAGGTGGACGTCCCGGAGGAGCTGCTGTCCATGGtggagggcgagggaggggaggaggagcagagcgcCTCCCTGCTGGGTCACATGAGCACTCTGCAGAACATGGACATGGACCAGATGAAGGAGAAGGCCTCGGCCACCGTCACAGGGCTGCGCTCCAAGGCCGAGGACAAGTGCCACGTCATGTGA